The following are from one region of the Girardinichthys multiradiatus isolate DD_20200921_A chromosome 9, DD_fGirMul_XY1, whole genome shotgun sequence genome:
- the rgs4 gene encoding regulator of G-protein signaling 4, which yields MCKGLATLPATCLKSAKDIKHKISFLLQKPEPHAADQKEMKEKTVTTAAKRVPDAVEVEKWKESFSNVMSCEMGRTVFTTFLKSEFSQENVDFWIVCEEFKKNPPSKLATKARQIYQQYLEADAPKEVNLDAATREKTRQEIENGSPSCFDEAQKMIYMLMEKDSYRRFLKSKLIQDLCQKERITNHEKKGCDWADSRHVLAGGA from the exons ATGTGTAAAGGACTTGCAACACTCCCTGCAACCTGCTTGAAAAG TGCTAAAGACATCAAGCACAAAATAAGCTTCTTACTGCAGAAACCTGAACCCCATGCGGCAGATCAGAAGGAGATGAAGGAGAAAACTGTGACGACTGCAGCAAAGAG GGTTCCTGATGCTGTGGAGGTGGAGAAATGGAAGGAGTCTTTCAGCAACGTGATGAGCTGTGAAA TGGGTCGTACGGTCTTTACCACCTTCTTGAAGTCAGAGTTCAGCCAGGAAAATGTTGACTTCTGGATTGTTTGTGAGGAGTTTAAGAAGAATCCGCCTTCCAAGCTGGCAACCAAAGCCAGACAAATCTACCAGCAATATCTCGAGGCAGATGCTCCTAAAgaa GTAAACTTGGACGCAGCTACCAGAGAAAAAACAAGGCAGGAAATCGAGAATGGCAGCCCATCCTGTTTTGACGAGGCTCAGAAGATGATCTACATGTTGATGGAAAAGGACTCCTACAGAAGGTTCCTTAAATCCAAACTGATTCAGGATCTGTGTCAGAAAGAGAGGATCACTAATCATGAAAAGAAAGGCTGTGACTGGGCTGACAGCAGACACGTCTTGGCTGGTGGGGCCTAA